The Candidatus Methanomethylophilaceae archaeon genome includes a window with the following:
- a CDS encoding DUF2478 domain-containing protein — protein sequence MVSDIKIGITGLPGSGKTSTLLRIIEMLREEGIVLGGMVNEPVFDGDSSAQEEDAPKDGSYKTAVKGKRRIGFTVRDIMTGESIQYGAVGIESKITVGKIGIDLSKFEEVGVKAIKDACRKAEDMGDPDFEECDVIVIDEVGKTEVESEAFVEAVKEALDAEKPMIITLHKKSRNPLLQDIRRRDDVRILEVTPTNRNILPYKVVRLINGENI from the coding sequence GTGGTTTCCGACATTAAAATCGGCATTACAGGGTTGCCAGGCTCCGGAAAGACGTCGACCCTACTCCGCATTATAGAGATGCTGCGCGAGGAAGGCATCGTTCTCGGCGGCATGGTCAATGAGCCAGTTTTCGATGGCGACAGCAGTGCCCAGGAAGAGGATGCCCCAAAAGACGGAAGCTATAAAACGGCCGTCAAAGGGAAGCGCAGGATAGGATTCACGGTGAGGGATATCATGACGGGTGAATCCATCCAGTATGGCGCGGTCGGCATCGAAAGCAAAATCACTGTCGGCAAAATCGGGATAGATCTTTCCAAGTTCGAGGAAGTCGGCGTCAAAGCGATTAAAGATGCATGCAGAAAGGCCGAAGATATGGGAGACCCCGATTTCGAGGAATGCGATGTCATAGTCATCGATGAGGTCGGAAAGACCGAGGTCGAGAGCGAAGCATTCGTCGAAGCCGTGAAAGAGGCTTTGGACGCCGAGAAACCGATGATAATCACTTTGCACAAAAAATCCAGGAACCCTCTTCTGCAAGATATCAGGCGCAGGGACGACGTCAGAATCTTGGAGGTCACGCCGACAAACAGGAACATCCTGCCTTACAAAGTCGTCCGCCTGATAAACGGTGAGAACATTTGA
- a CDS encoding dihydroneopterin aldolase family protein, giving the protein MPAREEIASAKFACSDRERAVFEAGIKMATIYHQFVGTPVNRDTAPGLEKAISEAIGVQPYVQWADVRIDRSVFPADRDRYSYISLTGDMLDAVVRISLGKWRVTAEMRYDEDLRYPLMYVSSITEE; this is encoded by the coding sequence ATGCCAGCAAGAGAGGAGATCGCATCCGCCAAATTCGCATGCAGCGACCGTGAGAGAGCCGTGTTCGAGGCTGGGATAAAGATGGCCACGATTTACCATCAGTTCGTCGGCACGCCGGTCAACAGGGATACGGCGCCCGGTCTGGAGAAGGCGATCTCGGAAGCCATAGGCGTCCAGCCATATGTGCAGTGGGCGGACGTCCGCATAGACAGATCGGTTTTCCCAGCCGACAGGGACCGCTATTCTTACATCTCTCTCACCGGGGATATGCTGGACGCTGTGGTGAGGATATCACTCGGAAAATGGAGGGTGACAGCCGAGATGCGCTACGACGAAGATCTCAGATATCCGCTGATGTATGTATCATCCATTACGGAAGAATGA
- a CDS encoding citrate synthase: MQCPGKLCYRGYDIKKICEGFANKRFGFEETAYLLLFGSLPNAAQLAEFKAHISEERKLPQTFTRDIIMKAASKDIMNSMTRSVLFLSSYDKKAMDNSIPNVLRQCIYLISVFPMLTVYSYHAYNHYINDESMYIHRPDPSLTTAENILRMLRPDKSYTYLEATVLDLALVLHMEHGGGNNSTFTTRVTTSSGSDTYAVIAAAMSSLKGPKHGGANLKVMDMMDDIRKHVHNVEDEKEISAYLGKILDKKAFDHQGLIYGMGHAIYTISDPRAEVFRGYVEKLAVEKHRQADFRMYSTIEKVAPGLIMAKKKNKNGVCANVDFYSGLVYDMLDIPRELYTPFFAIARIVGWSAHRIEELITSNKILRPAYVNTLDEREYVGLEDRP; encoded by the coding sequence ATCCAATGCCCCGGGAAGCTTTGCTATCGCGGATACGACATCAAAAAGATATGCGAAGGGTTCGCCAACAAAAGGTTCGGGTTCGAGGAAACCGCATACCTCCTGCTTTTCGGCTCTCTGCCCAATGCCGCCCAATTGGCAGAGTTCAAAGCCCACATCTCCGAGGAGCGCAAGCTTCCGCAGACATTCACCAGGGACATAATAATGAAGGCTGCCAGCAAGGACATCATGAACTCCATGACCAGGAGCGTGCTGTTCCTGTCCTCATACGACAAGAAGGCCATGGACAATTCGATTCCGAACGTGCTCCGGCAATGCATCTACCTGATCAGCGTCTTCCCTATGCTGACAGTCTACAGCTATCACGCTTACAACCACTACATCAACGACGAGAGCATGTACATCCACCGCCCCGATCCCAGCCTCACGACCGCGGAGAACATCCTCAGGATGCTCAGGCCAGACAAGTCATACACTTATCTGGAGGCGACCGTGCTGGATTTGGCGTTGGTTCTTCACATGGAGCACGGCGGAGGGAACAACTCCACATTCACGACCCGCGTGACTACTTCCAGCGGATCTGACACCTATGCTGTGATTGCCGCGGCGATGTCTTCGCTCAAAGGCCCCAAACATGGCGGAGCCAATCTGAAAGTCATGGACATGATGGACGACATCAGGAAGCATGTCCACAATGTCGAGGACGAGAAAGAGATCTCGGCATATCTGGGGAAGATACTCGACAAGAAGGCTTTCGATCATCAGGGCCTCATCTATGGCATGGGCCATGCGATCTATACCATATCCGATCCGAGGGCCGAAGTGTTCAGGGGATACGTGGAGAAGCTTGCCGTCGAGAAGCACAGGCAGGCGGATTTCAGGATGTACAGCACGATAGAGAAGGTCGCGCCGGGCCTGATAATGGCCAAGAAAAAGAACAAGAACGGCGTATGCGCCAACGTCGACTTCTACAGCGGTTTGGTATACGACATGTTGGACATCCCCCGCGAGCTTTACACTCCGTTCTTCGCCATAGCCAGGATAGTCGGTTGGAGCGCCCATCGCATCGAGGAGCTGATCACTTCCAACAAGATCCTCCGTCCCGCGTACGTGAACACTCTGGATGAGCGCGAATACGTGGGCCTCGAGGACAGGCCGTAA
- a CDS encoding Ig domain-containing protein, with protein MDKKILIAVVAIAIIAIAAVGAYALLSNGGGGSEKYALSISSENTSFTVNGGESRTDFTGDFKEGESITIVSVPNQGYEFTGYYKGSTLLSSNSTYTFKMGASGILIKSVASPETIPVIGITLDKESAEVDAGSTTTIKATVLPTNATNKGIVWSSSDASIAKVDNGVVTGVLKGEATITATTVDGGKTASCKVTVKEVAPVGSVRVSVNAILEGEVSSDYGSVSIDGTAVGTSYSAYYLPGTVIKLSANPAAGYRFDRWVMGGTSYEGKPMSLTVGNSDLDVTAVFAPSPSHVLSVSIDNGTVAIDGASVSSKNVKEGMTATITATPAEGYKFIAWYLNGNAVSTSPQYVVTMGMEDRSYVAKTSNSIFAASISANDGTVIVNGENKGQVYSGAIAEGSTIVFEAVPDIGYEFERWVMNGATYNSSKITVTNVNGDINAVAYMSKVPPRTIVAYADAGTVTANGSDPAKSFSGSFEQGETVTLVVEPSYGHKFRGWMEGDKVVSISETYEFVVTGDRTVRAVVESTLRTLNVTAVNGGLIIDNFNIGSTYSTRLYEGESLTVNAAPSSGNTFSEWDLNGKKYGQSYQSIKITMGSEDIEAVAYCSPMDDATLHITATNGTVKVGEDNVGDSKDIIAPLGQKYKLTAIPSAGYHFDHWVIDGEISNYQIVEITMGTEHVNAEAIMVKNESHTVKVSIDNGNLIYKGANVGSSLTVTVDDKDTIKIYAQPVTGYALAGWYEDGISEPIWFGTEYEFQVIKDVTLRMDTLKL; from the coding sequence ATGGACAAGAAAATTCTGATCGCCGTGGTCGCTATAGCGATAATCGCCATAGCTGCCGTGGGAGCATACGCGCTTCTCAGCAACGGCGGAGGGGGGAGCGAGAAATACGCACTCTCCATATCGTCCGAGAACACTTCGTTCACGGTCAACGGAGGGGAATCCAGGACGGATTTCACCGGGGATTTCAAAGAAGGCGAATCGATAACTATCGTCTCGGTTCCGAACCAGGGATATGAATTCACCGGGTATTACAAAGGAAGCACTTTGCTTTCTTCCAATTCAACATACACATTCAAGATGGGCGCCTCCGGGATTCTGATAAAGTCCGTCGCATCGCCTGAGACCATTCCGGTCATAGGAATCACTCTTGACAAGGAGAGCGCTGAGGTTGATGCCGGATCTACCACTACCATCAAGGCAACCGTTTTGCCGACCAACGCTACCAACAAAGGAATAGTCTGGTCATCCAGCGACGCTTCTATTGCCAAGGTGGATAACGGGGTCGTCACAGGCGTCTTAAAAGGCGAAGCGACCATAACTGCCACCACCGTGGACGGAGGCAAGACCGCTTCATGCAAAGTCACCGTGAAAGAGGTCGCGCCGGTCGGTTCCGTCAGAGTCAGCGTCAACGCGATTCTCGAAGGGGAGGTCTCATCTGACTATGGGTCTGTCTCCATCGACGGAACCGCGGTTGGCACATCTTATTCCGCATATTATCTGCCCGGGACGGTCATCAAGCTTTCCGCCAATCCGGCCGCCGGATACAGATTCGATCGTTGGGTGATGGGCGGCACATCCTATGAAGGGAAGCCTATGAGTCTCACGGTCGGGAATTCGGATCTCGACGTGACAGCGGTCTTCGCTCCGTCTCCGTCCCATGTCCTATCGGTCTCTATCGACAACGGAACCGTCGCCATCGATGGGGCATCCGTTTCTTCCAAAAACGTGAAGGAAGGGATGACCGCGACCATAACCGCGACTCCCGCCGAGGGATACAAGTTCATTGCATGGTACCTGAACGGGAATGCTGTATCAACATCTCCCCAATATGTGGTGACGATGGGCATGGAGGACCGTTCCTATGTGGCCAAGACATCCAACAGCATATTCGCAGCCAGCATCTCCGCCAACGACGGAACCGTCATCGTAAACGGAGAGAACAAAGGGCAAGTGTATTCCGGCGCCATCGCCGAGGGTTCCACTATAGTCTTCGAGGCTGTGCCCGATATAGGGTATGAGTTCGAAAGATGGGTCATGAACGGAGCTACCTACAACTCTTCGAAGATAACCGTCACGAACGTCAACGGGGATATCAACGCGGTAGCTTACATGAGCAAGGTTCCGCCGCGCACGATCGTGGCGTACGCCGATGCCGGAACTGTGACCGCAAACGGGTCAGATCCAGCCAAGTCTTTCTCCGGATCCTTTGAGCAGGGAGAAACGGTCACTTTGGTCGTCGAACCATCTTATGGGCATAAGTTCAGAGGATGGATGGAAGGCGACAAGGTCGTCTCGATCAGCGAGACTTATGAGTTCGTCGTCACCGGCGACAGAACGGTAAGGGCGGTCGTCGAATCGACTCTCCGCACTCTCAACGTGACTGCGGTGAACGGCGGCTTGATCATTGATAACTTCAACATCGGCTCAACCTATTCGACCAGGCTGTATGAGGGCGAGTCTTTGACCGTCAACGCCGCCCCAAGTTCGGGGAACACGTTCTCCGAATGGGATCTGAACGGCAAGAAATATGGTCAGAGCTATCAGAGCATCAAGATCACGATGGGATCTGAGGACATCGAAGCGGTGGCCTATTGCTCCCCGATGGATGACGCCACTCTTCACATCACTGCCACGAACGGTACAGTAAAAGTTGGCGAAGACAATGTCGGCGATTCGAAAGATATCATAGCTCCTCTCGGCCAGAAATACAAGCTGACCGCAATCCCGTCTGCTGGTTATCATTTCGACCATTGGGTCATCGATGGCGAGATCAGTAATTACCAGATCGTGGAGATCACCATGGGGACCGAGCATGTGAACGCCGAGGCTATAATGGTCAAGAATGAGTCCCATACGGTCAAAGTCTCCATAGACAATGGAAACCTGATTTACAAGGGCGCCAATGTAGGCTCTTCTTTGACCGTCACAGTCGATGACAAAGATACCATCAAAATCTATGCCCAACCTGTTACTGGCTACGCTTTGGCAGGATGGTATGAGGATGGAATTTCGGAACCGATTTGGTTCGGAACTGAGTACGAGTTCCAGGTCATCAAAGATGTGACGCTCAGGATGGATACGCTCAAGCTTTGA
- a CDS encoding cobyric acid synthase, whose translation MRLLVLGTSSAAGKTTLCAMLCRHFMREGKDPVPFKASNLSLNSYATKDGGEIGMGQAFQAWSAGLEPATDMNPVLLKPSGGGMMQAVVNGRPYLDYGKGKELDREAVMGEALKAYRRLSEKHGFIICEGSGSPAEINLMDKDLANTGLMEATDIPAIIVGDIERGGVFAAIYGTWRLIPDHLKPRLKGFVINRFRGDASILGEGLDRIEELTGMKCLGVLPYVHLRFPEEDSCSDSSGKLEGATLREAFLSNIDELTDAAEASGFDFASLEEIARSRSPSRSDPHRRYLGIPGDRRVHRHRFPAY comes from the coding sequence ATGAGGCTGCTGGTTCTGGGCACATCCTCGGCTGCGGGAAAGACAACCCTCTGCGCGATGCTCTGCAGGCATTTCATGAGGGAAGGCAAGGATCCCGTCCCGTTCAAGGCGTCTAATCTGTCTCTGAATTCGTACGCGACGAAGGATGGGGGAGAGATCGGGATGGGTCAGGCTTTCCAGGCTTGGTCCGCGGGATTGGAGCCAGCCACCGATATGAATCCGGTCCTTCTCAAACCAAGCGGCGGAGGCATGATGCAGGCGGTAGTCAACGGCCGGCCTTACTTGGACTACGGGAAAGGGAAGGAGCTTGACAGGGAAGCCGTCATGGGCGAGGCGCTCAAAGCGTATCGGAGGCTCTCAGAGAAGCATGGCTTCATCATCTGCGAAGGCTCCGGCTCTCCTGCCGAAATCAATCTGATGGACAAGGATCTGGCGAATACCGGCCTTATGGAAGCGACAGATATACCGGCCATAATAGTCGGCGACATCGAGAGGGGAGGGGTATTCGCCGCCATCTATGGGACTTGGAGGCTGATCCCGGACCATCTGAAGCCGAGGCTCAAAGGATTCGTAATAAACAGGTTCAGAGGGGACGCATCCATTCTGGGCGAGGGCCTGGATAGGATCGAAGAGCTCACGGGCATGAAATGTCTCGGAGTGCTGCCCTACGTCCATCTGAGGTTCCCGGAAGAGGATTCCTGCTCCGATTCCAGCGGGAAGCTGGAGGGAGCAACATTGCGCGAAGCTTTCCTAAGCAACATCGATGAGCTGACGGATGCGGCGGAAGCCTCCGGATTCGATTTCGCGTCTCTGGAAGAGATTGCCCGCTCGCGATCGCCCTCCAGAAGCGACCCTCATCGCCGTTATCTCGGCATCCCCGGGGACCGTCGAGTCCATCGGCACCGGTTTCCCGCCTATTAG
- a CDS encoding cobyric acid synthase: MKNIGKKVNEEIERGHIGPNLACDYHPSHFTGQDCTFCYCPFYPCGDEDLGWELDGKRGRKVWNCSDCLFIHRPEVASHIMSEIKRMGITDYSDERLRGIFEETKKNYWRMGKALMVVGATSDAGKSVTVAALCRILHRKGYLVAPFKSQNMSLNSKVTRGGAEIAMIQTLQAQAAGLTNPDAHMNPILLKPKGDDISQVIVCGKSFADYRVKEYYSEFVPGPGIEIVREHVDFMRKRYDFVIMEGAGSPAEINIYDKDIANMKAAEIADASVILVVNVEWGGAYAYALGTVELIPEKDRKRIKGIILNNVRGDPEKVRSGAGTLSEILGIPVIGIIPHVNVALPSEDSEALRDSKGKGEGRIRVGVVKFPRIANFTDIDPLVLDGIQVVYVESPKDLDGVSAVILPGTKNTVLDYLWMRERGIADRLSELRGKLPILGICGGYQMMGATMDDSLGIEGGKKAVIEGLGFFGNKTVFAEYKKTVANRDAVLLKGKGGNLTGYELHMGQTEVTEEPLFRIDSMFAPSWNEGSVREDEKLFGTYLHGCFDAQPFRKYFLSFFGEAAADMSMKSYGESLEESLEALANAFESNLDMGKLMAILEGKA, encoded by the coding sequence ATGAAGAACATAGGCAAGAAGGTGAACGAGGAGATCGAAAGGGGCCATATCGGTCCCAATCTCGCATGCGATTACCATCCCAGCCATTTCACCGGCCAGGATTGCACCTTCTGCTATTGCCCGTTCTACCCTTGCGGCGATGAGGATCTGGGGTGGGAGTTGGACGGGAAAAGGGGGAGGAAAGTCTGGAACTGCTCTGACTGCCTCTTCATCCACAGGCCGGAGGTCGCTTCCCACATAATGTCCGAGATAAAGCGCATGGGCATCACCGACTATTCCGACGAACGTCTCAGAGGGATATTCGAGGAGACGAAAAAGAACTATTGGCGCATGGGGAAGGCTCTGATGGTCGTGGGCGCGACTTCCGACGCCGGAAAATCGGTCACGGTGGCCGCATTATGCAGGATCCTGCACAGGAAAGGGTACCTCGTCGCGCCTTTCAAATCCCAGAACATGAGCCTGAATTCCAAGGTCACCCGCGGGGGCGCCGAGATCGCGATGATACAGACCCTCCAAGCTCAGGCTGCCGGCCTCACGAACCCGGACGCGCACATGAATCCCATCCTTCTGAAGCCCAAAGGCGACGACATATCGCAGGTCATAGTCTGCGGGAAGTCTTTCGCCGATTACAGGGTCAAAGAATACTACAGCGAATTCGTTCCGGGACCTGGGATCGAGATAGTGAGGGAGCACGTCGATTTCATGAGGAAGCGGTATGATTTCGTGATAATGGAGGGCGCCGGCTCCCCTGCCGAGATCAACATCTACGACAAGGACATCGCCAACATGAAGGCGGCCGAGATCGCCGATGCCAGCGTGATCCTGGTGGTCAACGTGGAATGGGGCGGCGCTTACGCATATGCGCTGGGGACGGTTGAATTGATCCCGGAGAAGGACAGGAAAAGAATCAAAGGCATAATCCTGAACAACGTCCGCGGGGACCCCGAGAAAGTGCGCTCCGGCGCCGGCACTCTGAGCGAAATCCTAGGCATCCCGGTCATCGGGATAATCCCTCACGTGAATGTGGCCCTGCCTTCCGAGGACTCCGAGGCTCTCAGGGATTCCAAGGGCAAAGGCGAAGGCAGGATACGCGTGGGCGTCGTGAAATTCCCGCGCATAGCCAATTTCACCGACATCGACCCTCTCGTCCTGGACGGAATACAGGTCGTCTACGTCGAATCACCGAAGGATCTGGACGGGGTCAGCGCCGTCATACTTCCCGGGACGAAGAACACGGTTCTGGATTACCTCTGGATGCGCGAGAGAGGCATCGCAGACAGGCTCTCGGAGCTCAGGGGAAAGCTGCCGATATTGGGGATATGCGGCGGATATCAGATGATGGGCGCGACGATGGATGATTCGCTGGGGATAGAAGGCGGGAAGAAGGCTGTCATCGAAGGTCTCGGATTCTTCGGGAACAAAACCGTCTTCGCCGAATACAAAAAGACGGTGGCCAACCGCGATGCCGTCCTGCTGAAAGGCAAGGGAGGGAATCTGACCGGATATGAGCTTCACATGGGCCAGACCGAGGTCACGGAGGAGCCGCTGTTCAGGATAGACAGCATGTTCGCGCCGTCCTGGAACGAAGGTTCGGTCAGAGAGGATGAGAAGCTGTTCGGCACATATCTCCACGGATGCTTCGATGCCCAGCCGTTCAGAAAGTATTTCCTGTCATTCTTCGGCGAAGCCGCCGCGGATATGTCGATGAAGAGCTATGGCGAATCCTTGGAGGAGAGTTTGGAGGCGCTGGCGAACGCTTTCGAGAGCAATCTCGACATGGGAAAGCTGATGGCCATATTGGAGGGGAAAGCATGA